The sequence below is a genomic window from Humulus lupulus chromosome 3, drHumLupu1.1, whole genome shotgun sequence.
TCAGAAAATAGCATCACTAAACTTGAGAGGCAGAGAAGTAAAGAGAGCAAACCTGCATTTTTGTTGTTGGTCACTTTTGCCTTTTTCTTAGGTACTTCATCCTGCAACAACCAATACAAATTCAGTCTACAACCTAGACGCATGCAGATCCTTCAACCAGTTACACAAAGGCATCATTGCTGTGAAAGGTAAATACTGGGTATGATGAATTTTAAAATGGGAAAGGTAAAGGGATGGGAGGAGGACAAGAAAAAGCCTAACCTGACTGATCTTTCTTTTTGAATCAACACACTTTGCCTTCTGGCCAGAACCTGGAAACATCAGACCTTGTTTTTCTGAATATTCTCATCTCAATAGTTCCTTTTGGATAAGCAATTTCCGTCTCAATATTCTGATGATAACTAGAAAAAATGAAATTTCATTACCATTTGGCGACGAGAGTTTCCTCGAATTTCTTGGTGTCTTCTGAAAAATGAATTATTATTTCTGTCAGTAATAGAATCTCATATTAGAGTGCCTTTTCCATTCCAGAAATGCAGTTGAACACTGAGAAACtcaaaacaaaatttaaaaagaacTAAAAGCAAATGCACGCAAGGACATTATTTTAACATTCAATGTGCCTAATTGAATGTGAAACAAAGTTCAGACTTCTACAGTGATTTAATATCCACTTTTCTGATATAAGAGTTTCAGTATCAGGTTTAAGTTGACCATATCTTAGTTCTGATTTAACATGGCAGTGTAAGTTCAAACTGTACATGAAACAAAAAGTGCAAAAATTATATGCCGTTGCCATGAAATGATTTGTAAATCATCTTTGAAAAATGGAAACTATCACttattctcaaatgctaaaaAATCTTTTAAGCCACCAGTTTCATAAACAAAAATGTAGAGCATAACAGTAGATTTTGGACATTTTGattaacaaacaaacaaacacttTTTCACAGAATAGTTGAAGCTGTCAAATTTGTAAAGAATTTGCACAAACTCAAAAAAATGTAACCAGGACTTATATCCTAATTAACAAAGATGCAAGAAtcagaaggaaaaaaaattgttGGATCTCAAACTCCTAATGAGTTTTCCTCAAGAAAAAGTTTGAAGGCAACCTTTTCCTCCACTCTCTTGAACAATGTAGATATAGTGGCCTGAACAAGAGGACCGTGTGATTCCTCCCCGAATTTATTCTTCTTGCTGGAAACAGAAGACTGCTTTTTAGACTTGGTTCCTGATGGATCAGACCCTTGATTTTGTGTTGGACTTGGAGGTGAAGTTTTCTCCACATCATCTTCATTCTCACTGTCAATGTCAAACACTACAGAACCTACATTTTCTTTCTGTATCCAGAAGTTAAGGAAATTATTGAAGTACAAATGAAAACACAGACTAATGTAACTGAAggtaaaataacaaaattttaatGCTTAACAAAACTACCTAATCAGGAAAAAGAAATTCTGAAGTACGCTAATTGAGGACATTTATAATAGGATATTTCTACTTGAATAATTTCGGGTAGTAGAATCCAGTGTTACATCTTTTTTATCTTCTTCATGCTCTTCAGCATCTGCATCACTTGCAATAGAATCATCTCCCGAAGAAGCTTCCGTAAACCTGAATGAAAATatgtataaattaaaaaaaaaaaaaagttattgcAGATGAAACTTCAGAACTTTTTTAGCGAATAGAGTAAACTAGCTTGTGATAACATCAAAAGATGATTatttgaaagaagaaaaaaggttgCTTATTTATCAATCTCCTGTCAAAGGTACCACACTAGAAATATATTGAGATAGCAATTTAATTCCAACCTAATAAATAAGAGATGTACATGTAATTATGCCCAAAAGCAACACAACAATCTGGAAATATTATATTGCTAAAAGAAACATGCCCGGTGATATTCTACATGCAACATTATTACATCTATACGAAAACAAAACAAAGTTCTAATACTTGAATTATAAAATACCAGAGACAAGGAATCACCCCAAAAATGTATTAAATATCAGCCTGCACACTAAAAATCAGCAAAGTATAGTCTACCACCCACACTGCCACACAGAATTTAACTATATCCGATAGTTACTTGAACCTTCTAAAAATGTATACACGTActgttttaaatttttattttgctGAAGAAATAATAATGGACAGAGTGTGGAGCTTTAAGCATTGACGTCTTATGTTATGGGGAAGGctaggaagaaaagaaaaatattaacCCTATGAAAATATGATAGATAATGTTCTATTATTTATTTTACGAACAGCTAATCATAGCCTTAAAGAACTAAGTTAATCAGAATGCAGTGAGTGAAGTAAATCTAGAAGAATTGTACTTAAATCTTTTCCCAGCAGTCCGTGATGACTGCCGAACTGGAGTTGATTTCATCAAATCTTTGTTTTCACCCTCTGATAAATCATCATCAGTGCTAGGTTCTGGGGTTTCTTCTCTATTGGTGATTCCAGTTTTATGACCTCCTTGTTTATTAGCACATGCTGCACCACCAGCACCACCTTTAAAGTCATATTCAGCATGTTGACCCTGAAATCAATATGTGCTAGGAATGGGTCATCAATAAACAAATGATATGAATTTTAACCACCCAAAATATTAGTATGTTGGATAACTGACATCAGTCAATTCCTTGGGAAAATCAAGTCGGCCTTCTTCTGGATTGTCAGCTTGACTCCCAATCCACCATGCATCAGAAAATACAATCTGCTACCGCCAAATAAAATATGTTATATACCTTAAAGGCCAGTGCCATGTTTTGAGTCACGTCCACTCGTATATGGAAACAAAATGTAAAAAAATAAGTGAAAAAAAAGGGTCAAGTAACCCATTCAGAACATAAGAAAAGTTGAGGGAATAAGTAACATATGTTTCTTATCTAGCCAATATATTATCTCCAATCACTAACGTAAAAATTGACAGGGTAAGTTTACAATTCATCTTACTTTGGTCAAAGCAATGAGGGGAATTCCTTTTAAGAAACTTTGCCAGTGGAGTCAGGTAAGAAACTTAGCCCGCAAAGGAAACCATATTTTCAAGAAGGACAAGAAATAGATGAACATACATTTTCGTTTACACAATACATAAAAACTATTTCTTAACTCTTTATTTGTATCATAATTAGGAAAGAAAAAAACGATTTCAAAAAAATTGAGAATTCTTTTTCTAGATACATTAAAACTTAAATGTAGtacaattttataaaattcaGAAAAAGATCCAAACATAGCCTAGAGCCTTTACGAAATAACATGTAACATTTTCATTTTTTAAGTTCGGCTCTAAACAATAAATTTACACTTTATAAGCTCGTTTTTACTAGTGGGTGTTCGATCTTTACCCTTAGAATTGCAAAAGTTAATGATCATCAAAAAACCAACACATATAGGAACCGTATATGTgcaaacatatccaaatcattTTGCATTGAATGTAAACTATTAAGAAAAATGGTAAGAGTAGAAAGTGAAAAACAGGCATTTTCATAAAATTGTTTTAGAAAACACTTCAAAATGACCACCAAATATGAATGAATATAACATAGTAACACAAAAGAAAAGTAAAGGCACAAACCATATTATCAAAGTAATCTTCACACATGACATTCTTTCCACCTCTGGGGAATTGCACAGTCAAAtacctattctttggataaacaATAGTCCCAAACAACTTCATTCGACCCTGAAATAATCAAAGATGTCACCCACAAAGTAccgaaaaaaattaataaaaaaaattccagcACTTTCTcggtaaaagaaaaaagaagaaacctGAGGGAAATCGATGTAGAGAATAGGGTTCTTAGAGCCCAAATCCTTGAGCTCGCCAATCTTTCCACCACCGATCGGAGCGAGAAGACCAGGGAAGGAGAAGAGGAATCTGTTCTTCCGCTGAGATTTCTTGACGATATCTCTACCGTGGTGCTTGATGAGCATTTTTGAAGGGGAAAGAAGTGAGTTGGGCTTAGCAGGAATATCGGAGAGCATGTTGTTGGAGAAGGCGAAATTTTGAAGCCTCTTCCGCTCTGTGGTCTCCGGGTTGGCCTCTGCAGCAGCTTCTgcgaccttcttcttcttcttcgctgGTCCCGCCATTATTACCGATGGAAACCTTAGCTGCAGTAGATTGATTTCAGGAGACTTGGGTGTGGGTTGGGATGAAGGCGGGAACACCAACTCTCCCCTATAGTACTACTTTGGCAAgctgaaaattaaaaataaaagtagttttttttagagaaaatataAAGAGAGTTATTTTGATAGTATtttatctatttttcttttttattaactTCTAAACTTTAAAGGAAACAAAAGATCCTTCAACGGAATGGTGTGAAACTCTTCTCCTTCAAAAATCTTTGAAATTAAGTTGGGCTTTAAGCCAAGGTTTGTACATGTATTTCGATACTATTTGTAACCTCCTCCTAATCCAAAACTAttataatgtataattaaatagtaTTTAATTTGCTAAaaaagtcatttggacttaaaacttataatttaaattaaccacatgtttaggtactaaaaatttcgatCAAAAAACAacaatttcattaaaagagtttgagttcAATACTTGGGATCCCAACTGAGTTTAAAATTGttacaactcaaaatgaaaaCCAAAAAAGCTGACCTAAATGGCAAAAtcaaggtccaaccctagttccaactcataccctcgactgtggcggtcaAGGAGGCCGCATATGTATaccctgcccctgaagctctccaactcatggctggtccagcttttcttttcctttatctgcaccatttagcacccgtgagtcaatgctcagcaagaaaacataatcatgctcataagcaCTAAATCATTAGATCACAGAATCatgattagcatgcctagcagtattaATCATACGCGTGCATGCAATCAATCCAGGTAAGTGACTAAAAAGTCACGCCAGGGCCCATTGCCCAAttctctatataaccagccttagggttGGACATGCGTACTGACACTTATTATTTCAGGCGACCATAGGGACGTTCATGTGTATATCATGCTTCCGGGTTTGCTTAACCACTTCGGCCGACGTTCAACACGCTATTGCCGCCATCGACTCATAAGTATagcctttaaaccctcgacttataagtcgagccttgtaaaccctcaacttataagtcgagtatttcaatcagatataatagataaccctcgacttataagtcaagcttttCAATCAAGCATACAGATAAACAGTCATTACTTAACACAGGTAAGCACAATGCaatcaacatgtttaataaaacattctcagcatggttataaccatgttctatAGTCGAGTCGAGCCCCAAACACACACcagaaacaattttcttacctcaggtcctgagtGAATAACGTATGACGACCCCGAGTACGGTTCATTCCTCTCGAGCCTAAcggttcaccctagtcacaaccataacaaggaataactaTCAGAAAACGAACTAATAAAGGCTTctgaaccgagtcctagcctctcgaaccctgaattctactaacccgggtagtagaaccattcccgagcccttgggTTTGGGTTCCCAGCTCCCAAAACCtactttctaattttttttcccCAATTAGATCCGCGGCACCCCCCACTAAGGTTCGCGCGCGCTCAAGCCCGAGCCCAAAAATCACTGAACACGCGTCGCAGCGCAACCGGCCTAGCGCCAAGGCAGTTCAAGGCACACCCATGTTCTCTGAGTTCATGAAGGTTGCGGCGctccaagaacagagccgcgacacggccctgcgaacccagaaaaccagcGATTTTAAGAATCGCCAACTtcccaaaaatcatcccaaacacaTGATTTTAATCACTTTCAACCATAATAATCGCCCTAGCAACTCGGAAACATCAAAACCAATCTTAAAAATCAAGCAAAATCTCTTAAACTTAGAATTCTAATAAAGCTTCAAAAGCATAGAAAACCAAAAACTAAACTCAGATAATTGAGTTACCTTTGCAAGAATTTGAATCCCTAGATGGTACTCCTAACTTTAGCAGCTTCCAACTTGCCCCAAATCTCCTTAAAAttcaaattctctttcaaaatctaaaagcctaaggagagagagagaaacgtgaGAAAGTGAGAGTTCTATTTTTTCTAAACTAAGCTAATAAGCTTCAGCTAACTTAAGGCAGCCCATGGTccaaatgaccacaatgcccTCACTCTCCTAAAAtcctctcaaagcccctcaagggcaaaatcatcatttacACTCCCATCTCACATTATACTTATAATTCCTATTTAATTCTACTAAACCCGGAATCACTACTTttcccaaaatacgactcatactctagtgagtctcggtaactcaccgaattaccgaaataccccttggctcatctcgagccaggtataaatctccgttgtgactaaaccgatATCTTGCTTGAAAGGACCGACttctgccgaatatctcaaatacatccacataaaaAAAAAGTGGTCTCAATCCTATAATCACAATTAGACCATCAAggggtcaaaattacaattatgcccattTAAATAAAAACGGACATGtttcgcacatttaatacacctaaacatgcataataagtcacataataatataacccatgcaattcacataattgcataaatattcaattaattcacatataacCACATGACATTCCAATAATGcgctcttggccccctaatcaaggcactgagTCTTATTAGGAATTTCGGGACGTTACACTATTGACTATTTTTCTCGTCAACTAATAAATGAAGAGTTCGTTTGTGTGTGTAAAATCCAAAGTGGAATATTTTATGAGAATAATGAGccaaagaaagaaataaataaaagagacACAAATTTATAGTGATATGGCCCCCAAAAAATGACCCATGTCTACTTTAGTCAATTGTATTTATGATAAACTTTGTGTAGAATCTTGGAATTTAATtatagatgcatgcttcctattaattttCCAAACACATAACAGAAACATAGAATatcatgacatacatatgaacatcagattcgtaaattaacataaacccaaagatgtagaaacttacgaatacgcagcggaactggaacaactcattcctCCAATCTTTCTAACCCTTTATTCCTTTctatagcagagtattatcaagagattgaactaggtcagcaacacagtcttcctcaccaagcctttgatcaacctagaactggtgtgggctagttctcaacacatgagatagagatctagaagagaagaagagatagtgactaagaaatgattagagtgtctaggttttcacttacccaatgaatcaactgagact
It includes:
- the LOC133823959 gene encoding DNA-binding protein RHL1 isoform X3; this translates as MAGPAKKKKKVAEAAAEANPETTERKRLQNFAFSNNMLSDIPAKPNSLLSPSKMLIKHHGRDIVKKSQRKNRFLFSFPGLLAPIGGGKIGELKDLGSKNPILYIDFPQGRMKLFGTIVYPKNRYLTVQFPRGGKNVMCEDYFDNMIVFSDAWWIGSQADNPEEGRLDFPKELTDGQHAEYDFKGGAGGAACANKQGGHKTGITNREETPEPSTDDDLSEGENKDLMKSTPVRQSSRTAGKRFKFTEASSGDDSIASDADAEEHEEDKKDVTLDSTTRNYSSRKKENVGSVVFDIDSENEDDVEKTSPPSPTQNQGSDPSGTKSKKQSSVSSKKNKFGEESHGPLVQATISTLFKRVEEKKTPRNSRKLSSPNGSGQKAKCVDSKRKISQDEVPKKKAKVTNNKNAGKGVAKKEVSKVDEDEDDIEEFSSASQDSEESDEDWAA
- the LOC133823959 gene encoding DNA-binding protein RHL1 isoform X2, which translates into the protein MAGPAKKKKKVAEAAAEANPETTERKRLQNFAFSNNMLSDIPAKPNSLLSPSKMLIKHHGRDIVKKSQRKNRFLFSFPGLLAPIGGGKIGELKDLGSKNPILYIDFPQGRMKLFGTIVYPKNRYLTVQFPRGGKNVMCEDYFDNMIVFSDAWWIGSQADNPEEGRLDFPKELTDGQHAEYDFKGGAGGAACANKQGGHKTGITNREETPEPSTDDDLSEGENKDLMKSTPVRQSSRTAGKRFKFTEASSGDDSIASDADAEEHEEDKKDVTLDSTTRNYSSRKKENVGSVVFDIDSENEDDVEKTSPPSPTQNQGSDPSGTKSKKQSSVSSKKNKFGEESHGPLVQATISTLFKRVEEKTPRNSRKLSSPNGLMFPGSGQKAKCVDSKRKISQDEVPKKKAKVTNNKNAGKGVAKKEVSKVDEDEDDIEEFSSASQDSEESDEDWAA
- the LOC133823959 gene encoding DNA-binding protein RHL1 isoform X4, producing the protein MAGPAKKKKKVAEAAAEANPETTERKRLQNFAFSNNMLSDIPAKPNSLLSPSKMLIKHHGRDIVKKSQRKNRFLFSFPGLLAPIGGGKIGELKDLGSKNPILYIDFPQGRMKLFGTIVYPKNRYLTVQFPRGGKNVMCEDYFDNMIVFSDAWWIGSQADNPEEGRLDFPKELTDGQHAEYDFKGGAGGAACANKQGGHKTGITNREETPEPSTDDDLSEGENKDLMKSTPVRQSSRTAGKRFKFTEASSGDDSIASDADAEEHEEDKKDVTLDSTTRNYSSRKKENVGSVVFDIDSENEDDVEKTSPPSPTQNQGSDPSGTKSKKQSSVSSKKNKFGEESHGPLVQATISTLFKRVEEKTPRNSRKLSSPNGSGQKAKCVDSKRKISQDEVPKKKAKVTNNKNAGKGVAKKEVSKVDEDEDDIEEFSSASQDSEESDEDWAA
- the LOC133823959 gene encoding DNA-binding protein RHL1 isoform X1 — protein: MAGPAKKKKKVAEAAAEANPETTERKRLQNFAFSNNMLSDIPAKPNSLLSPSKMLIKHHGRDIVKKSQRKNRFLFSFPGLLAPIGGGKIGELKDLGSKNPILYIDFPQGRMKLFGTIVYPKNRYLTVQFPRGGKNVMCEDYFDNMIVFSDAWWIGSQADNPEEGRLDFPKELTDGQHAEYDFKGGAGGAACANKQGGHKTGITNREETPEPSTDDDLSEGENKDLMKSTPVRQSSRTAGKRFKFTEASSGDDSIASDADAEEHEEDKKDVTLDSTTRNYSSRKKENVGSVVFDIDSENEDDVEKTSPPSPTQNQGSDPSGTKSKKQSSVSSKKNKFGEESHGPLVQATISTLFKRVEEKKTPRNSRKLSSPNGLMFPGSGQKAKCVDSKRKISQDEVPKKKAKVTNNKNAGKGVAKKEVSKVDEDEDDIEEFSSASQDSEESDEDWAA